In Actinomadura citrea, a single window of DNA contains:
- a CDS encoding alpha/beta hydrolase — protein sequence MVTPEPLTLYTGDGVRIDAGHTSFDGEVCFILAHGFTCSWRQPALRRIAAALGRHGGVIGLDFRGHGRSGGHSTVGDREVLDVAAAVAAARRRGYERIVLTGFSMGGAIVVRYAALHGGVDAVVSVSAPARWYYRGTVPMRRVHWVIERRAGRMAVRLARRTRISSKGWDPVPEAPHEVAGRIAPVPLLVVHGAADPFFPVEHGHQLYEAASDPKELWIEPSFGHAEVAATPDLVNRMAVWATEAVSATPAPLAPDEEPPGREHRD from the coding sequence GTGGTGACTCCCGAACCGCTCACCCTCTACACCGGTGACGGTGTCCGAATCGACGCAGGTCACACGTCTTTCGACGGTGAGGTCTGCTTCATCCTGGCGCACGGTTTCACCTGTTCGTGGCGCCAGCCCGCGTTACGCCGGATCGCCGCGGCCCTCGGCCGGCACGGCGGCGTGATCGGGCTCGACTTCCGCGGGCACGGCCGGTCCGGTGGCCACTCCACGGTAGGCGACCGCGAGGTGCTCGACGTCGCCGCGGCGGTCGCGGCGGCCCGCCGACGGGGATACGAGCGGATCGTCCTGACGGGGTTCTCCATGGGCGGTGCCATCGTCGTCAGGTATGCGGCCCTGCACGGCGGGGTGGACGCAGTGGTCTCGGTCAGTGCGCCCGCACGCTGGTACTACCGCGGGACGGTGCCGATGCGGCGGGTGCACTGGGTGATCGAACGACGCGCGGGACGGATGGCGGTCCGCTTGGCGCGCCGCACACGAATCTCGTCCAAGGGCTGGGATCCGGTTCCCGAGGCACCACACGAGGTCGCCGGACGGATCGCGCCGGTGCCGCTGCTGGTCGTCCACGGGGCCGCGGATCCGTTCTTTCCCGTCGAACACGGCCACCAGCTCTATGAGGCGGCGTCCGATCCGAAGGAACTGTGGATAGAACCGTCCTTCGGCCACGCCGAGGTGGCGGCCACTCCTGACTTGGTCAACCGCATGGCCGTGTGGGCGACGGAGGCGGTCTCCGCAACGCCGGCGCCACTCGCCCCGGACGAAGAACCGCCAGGCCGCGAGCACCGCGACTAA
- a CDS encoding MmcQ/YjbR family DNA-binding protein yields the protein MNDFDALNRIREICMSLPEATEKPFGGHTAPSFRVRDKLFAMTSEDGLSLTFKAGPGVQDALVAEAPERFFVPKYVGVKGWIGARLDVDHDWDEIAELIQDSYRLIAPKRLVNLLDNG from the coding sequence ATGAACGACTTTGATGCTTTGAATCGGATCCGAGAGATCTGCATGTCGTTGCCAGAGGCGACCGAGAAACCTTTCGGCGGTCACACGGCGCCCTCCTTCCGTGTTCGCGACAAGCTGTTCGCGATGACCTCCGAGGACGGCCTGTCTCTGACGTTCAAGGCCGGGCCCGGCGTGCAGGACGCTCTGGTCGCAGAGGCGCCCGAGCGTTTCTTCGTCCCGAAGTACGTGGGCGTCAAAGGCTGGATCGGCGCACGGCTCGACGTCGACCATGACTGGGACGAGATCGCCGAACTGATCCAGGACAGTTACCGTCTCATAGCCCCCAAACGCCTGGTGAATCTCCTCGACAACGGATAG
- a CDS encoding VOC family protein, translated as MTITLNHAIVTAADNDEAARFFAAVMGLEYTGPHPHARHFVPIRVNEGLTLDFMTVAYPQGHHLAFDVDAVTFDTVVDRLDAREIPYGDGPAHADNGRVDENHPLGGRGLYFSDASGNLYEVISP; from the coding sequence ATGACGATCACCCTGAACCACGCGATCGTGACGGCCGCAGACAACGACGAGGCCGCCCGCTTCTTCGCCGCCGTCATGGGCCTGGAGTACACCGGCCCGCACCCGCACGCGCGCCACTTCGTCCCGATCCGGGTGAATGAGGGCCTCACCCTCGACTTCATGACGGTCGCCTACCCGCAGGGCCACCACCTGGCCTTCGACGTGGACGCCGTCACCTTCGACACGGTCGTGGACCGCCTCGACGCCCGTGAGATCCCCTATGGCGACGGCCCCGCCCACGCCGACAACGGCCGTGTCGACGAGAACCACCCGCTCGGCGGCCGCGGCCTCTACTTCTCTGACGCCAGCGGCAACCTCTACGAGGTCATTTCGCCGTGA
- a CDS encoding VOC family protein, giving the protein MTDPLEALRTPVVPVDPDPAFAARLRERLRRALLQPTGETMTTTTVRETQAEVRSLTPYLCVDDGRRALRWYAEAFGAELRGEPMVMEDGRVGHAELVIGDSVLMLADEWPESGLLGPKARGGPSQSLYLNVPDVDIVFSHAVEMGAVAHRPVADYPYGRNGVVMDPFGHRWVIAGPPLPARPRLRHGDVGYASVWVPDVDRAAAFYGSVLGWHTVPGGAEAGRRVEGLPEQHIGLFGGQEHRTVYLAFAVEDVHGTVRQIRDAGGDAQEPTDEPFGVSAMCTDDQGLRFSVYQPAEAVSPVEGRLAEAAGLTAHHGEISYLTIGVPDIARARSFYGEVLHWEFTPGHTPGGWSVRLGGTEVRPMTGMYGGADHPVVVPMYTVDDIEPAVARVREAGGTATDPARQPYGVTSECTDDQGSRFYLGQH; this is encoded by the coding sequence ATGACTGATCCGCTGGAGGCTCTCCGCACGCCGGTCGTCCCAGTCGATCCCGACCCGGCCTTCGCGGCGCGGCTGCGTGAACGCCTGCGGCGCGCGCTGCTGCAACCCACAGGAGAAACCATGACGACGACCACCGTTCGTGAAACGCAGGCCGAGGTGCGGTCGCTCACCCCCTACCTGTGCGTCGACGACGGCCGGCGCGCCCTGCGCTGGTACGCGGAAGCGTTCGGTGCCGAGCTCCGGGGCGAGCCGATGGTGATGGAAGACGGACGTGTCGGTCACGCCGAGCTCGTCATCGGCGACTCCGTCCTGATGCTCGCCGACGAGTGGCCGGAGAGCGGCCTGCTCGGGCCGAAGGCACGCGGCGGCCCCAGCCAGTCGCTCTACCTGAACGTCCCCGACGTGGACATCGTCTTCTCCCACGCCGTCGAAATGGGGGCCGTCGCCCATCGCCCCGTGGCCGACTACCCCTACGGCCGCAATGGCGTTGTGATGGACCCGTTCGGCCACCGCTGGGTCATCGCAGGCCCCCCGCTGCCCGCACGTCCGCGGCTACGGCACGGCGACGTCGGATACGCCTCGGTCTGGGTCCCCGACGTGGACCGCGCCGCCGCCTTCTATGGCTCCGTCCTCGGCTGGCACACGGTCCCCGGAGGCGCGGAGGCCGGTCGTCGCGTTGAAGGACTGCCCGAACAGCACATCGGTCTCTTCGGCGGGCAGGAGCACCGCACCGTCTACCTGGCCTTCGCGGTCGAGGACGTCCACGGAACCGTCCGGCAGATCCGCGATGCCGGTGGTGACGCCCAAGAGCCGACCGACGAGCCTTTCGGTGTCAGCGCCATGTGCACGGACGACCAGGGCCTGCGCTTCTCGGTCTACCAGCCCGCGGAGGCGGTCAGTCCCGTCGAGGGCCGGCTCGCGGAAGCAGCGGGGCTCACCGCTCACCACGGCGAGATCTCCTACCTCACCATCGGCGTCCCCGACATCGCCCGTGCACGCTCCTTCTACGGCGAGGTGCTGCACTGGGAGTTCACGCCGGGCCACACGCCGGGCGGCTGGAGCGTCCGCCTCGGCGGAACGGAGGTCCGCCCCATGACGGGTATGTACGGTGGCGCCGACCATCCCGTGGTGGTCCCGATGTACACGGTCGACGACATCGAGCCCGCCGTCGCCCGCGTCCGCGAGGCCGGCGGCACCGCTACCGACCCCGCCCGACAGCCCTACGGCGTCACCTCCGAATGCACCGACGATCAAGGGAGCCGCTTTTACCTGGGCCAGCACTGA
- a CDS encoding LLM class F420-dependent oxidoreductase: MRVGVLLNERGGVEALGKLADDVRRAVDDGFSSAWMSQIFGLDALTALAVAGSGVSGIELGTAVVPTYPRHPAVLAQQARTTALALRGRFTLGVGLSHQIVIEEMYGYDFGRPLRHMNEYLSVLAPLLEGENASFTGETLRGNVGLSVPNEGRVPLLLAALGPKMLKLAAERADGTVLWMTGPGTVREHIVPTITAAAEAAGRDAPRVVCVLPVCVTGDVERAREQAGETFEVYGVLPSYRAMMDREGVAGPKDLAVVGDEDAVAAKLEELSEAGVTDFVAAEYMPGDRRTREFLKTVTAK; encoded by the coding sequence GTGCGGGTTGGGGTTCTGCTCAACGAGCGGGGCGGCGTCGAGGCGCTGGGGAAGCTGGCGGACGATGTGCGGCGTGCGGTGGACGACGGGTTCTCCTCGGCGTGGATGTCGCAGATCTTCGGGTTGGACGCGCTGACCGCGCTGGCCGTGGCGGGCAGCGGGGTGTCCGGCATCGAGCTCGGGACGGCGGTCGTGCCCACGTATCCGCGGCATCCGGCCGTGCTGGCGCAGCAGGCGAGGACGACCGCGCTGGCGCTGCGGGGGCGGTTCACGCTCGGCGTCGGGCTGTCCCACCAGATCGTCATCGAGGAGATGTACGGATACGACTTCGGCAGGCCGCTGCGGCACATGAACGAGTACCTGTCGGTGCTGGCGCCGCTGCTCGAAGGGGAGAACGCCTCCTTCACGGGCGAGACGCTGCGGGGCAACGTCGGGTTGAGCGTGCCGAACGAGGGGCGGGTGCCGCTGCTGCTGGCGGCGCTCGGCCCGAAGATGCTGAAGCTGGCGGCGGAGCGGGCGGACGGGACGGTGCTGTGGATGACCGGTCCTGGCACCGTCCGCGAGCACATCGTGCCGACCATCACGGCGGCGGCCGAGGCGGCCGGACGGGACGCGCCGCGCGTCGTGTGCGTCCTGCCCGTGTGCGTCACCGGTGACGTGGAGCGCGCGCGGGAGCAGGCCGGGGAGACGTTCGAGGTGTACGGGGTGCTGCCGTCCTACCGGGCGATGATGGACCGGGAAGGCGTGGCGGGGCCGAAGGACCTTGCCGTCGTCGGGGACGAGGACGCGGTCGCGGCGAAGCTGGAGGAGCTGTCCGAGGCGGGCGTCACCGACTTCGTCGCCGCCGAGTACATGCCCGGCGACCGGCGCACCCGGGAGTTCCTGAAGACGGTCACGGCGAAATGA
- a CDS encoding ABC transporter ATP-binding protein — MTEPAATETTQAAPPGREMIRLEGVTKRYPGQDAPAVGDLTLSVRDGEIVVLLGPSGCGKTTTLRLINRLIEPTSGRILLDGEDVTRVDADRLRRRIGYVIQQVGLFPHMTIAANVGLIPRTLGWDGRRVRARVDELLDMVGLDPGTYRGRYPKELSGGQQQRVGVARALAADPPAMLMDEPFGALDPITRERLQDAFLELQARIGKTIVLVTHDLTEALKLGDRIAILGQGAKLVQYDTPAAILAEPADGFVAEFVGAGAAMRRLRLVEVGSIELAPAAEGAPAATVRADQSLYEALDAMLRAGAETATVLDENGRPAGAVSWSAIVRRTPEPRS, encoded by the coding sequence ATGACCGAACCCGCCGCGACCGAGACCACGCAGGCCGCCCCGCCCGGACGGGAGATGATCCGGCTGGAGGGCGTCACCAAGCGGTACCCCGGGCAGGACGCCCCGGCCGTCGGCGATCTCACGCTCAGCGTCCGGGACGGGGAGATCGTCGTGCTGCTGGGCCCGTCCGGCTGCGGCAAGACGACCACGCTGCGCCTGATCAACCGGCTGATCGAACCGACCTCGGGCCGCATCCTGCTCGACGGGGAGGACGTCACCCGGGTCGACGCCGACCGGCTGCGCCGCCGGATCGGCTACGTGATCCAGCAGGTCGGGCTGTTCCCGCACATGACGATCGCCGCGAACGTCGGGCTCATCCCGCGGACGCTCGGCTGGGACGGCAGGCGCGTGCGCGCCCGTGTCGACGAGCTGCTCGACATGGTCGGCCTCGATCCCGGCACGTACCGCGGCCGGTACCCGAAGGAGCTGTCCGGCGGGCAGCAGCAGCGCGTCGGGGTCGCCCGTGCTCTCGCCGCCGACCCGCCCGCGATGCTGATGGACGAGCCGTTCGGCGCACTCGACCCCATCACGCGCGAGCGGCTCCAGGACGCGTTCCTGGAACTGCAGGCCCGGATCGGCAAGACGATCGTCCTGGTCACCCACGACCTCACCGAGGCGCTGAAGCTCGGCGACCGGATCGCGATCCTCGGACAGGGCGCGAAGCTCGTGCAGTACGACACGCCCGCGGCGATCCTCGCCGAGCCGGCCGACGGGTTCGTCGCGGAGTTCGTCGGGGCAGGCGCCGCGATGCGGCGGCTGCGGCTCGTCGAGGTCGGCTCGATCGAGTTGGCGCCCGCCGCGGAAGGCGCTCCGGCCGCGACCGTGCGCGCGGACCAGTCCCTGTACGAGGCCCTCGATGCGATGCTCCGCGCCGGGGCGGAGACCGCCACCGTCCTGGACGAGAACGGACGCCCCGCGGGCGCGGTCTCGTGGTCGGCGATCGTCCGGCGGACCCCGGAGCCGCGGTCATGA
- a CDS encoding RNA polymerase sigma factor: MNHPGQLEPDPGPALLDLYDTALPEVYGYLLPRCGRRALAEDLTAETFLAAVEALRKEPPPVLSVAWLVGVARHKLADHWRRAAREQRGLQALDGGVLDAAEDPWDERLDALVARDVLDTLAPHHRAALTLRYLDGLPVPQVAEHLGRTLHATEALLTRARKAFRRAYTDHCPPGRRVPGHPGGKEGHDD; this comes from the coding sequence ATGAACCACCCGGGACAGCTGGAGCCCGACCCGGGGCCGGCCCTGCTCGATCTCTACGACACGGCCCTGCCCGAGGTCTACGGCTACCTGCTGCCCCGGTGCGGCCGGCGCGCCCTGGCCGAGGACCTGACCGCCGAGACCTTCCTGGCCGCCGTGGAGGCGCTGCGCAAGGAGCCTCCCCCGGTGCTGTCGGTCGCATGGCTCGTCGGCGTGGCGCGGCACAAACTGGCCGACCACTGGCGCCGGGCGGCGCGGGAGCAACGCGGTCTCCAGGCCTTGGACGGGGGCGTCCTGGACGCCGCGGAAGACCCGTGGGACGAACGCCTGGACGCCCTCGTCGCCCGAGACGTCCTCGACACGCTGGCGCCTCACCACAGGGCAGCCCTGACGCTGCGCTACCTCGACGGGCTGCCCGTCCCGCAGGTCGCCGAACATCTGGGCCGGACGCTTCACGCGACCGAGGCGCTGCTGACACGGGCGCGCAAGGCCTTCCGGCGGGCCTACACCGACCACTGTCCACCAGGGAGACGGGTCCCCGGGCACCCCGGCGGAAAGGAGGGCCACGATGACTGA
- a CDS encoding ABC transporter permease, giving the protein MTVAAVPERTRPGDEAAGRSLAGLLVTPVFLVAVSAALYLYVRGLDLDAIERRSLDRSEITHQFLQHIKLVAVSTALVLAIAIPLGVLVTRPGPNRLSAPLLALANVGQAVPSIGVLVLLAVTVGIGFQKAVIALILVSALPVLRNTMVGLQGVDRSLIEAGRGIGLSRTAVLFRVELPLAVPVILASVRVAVILNVGSATLAAFTNAGGLGDLINTGISLNRTPILLTGSVLTAVLAMAADWLIGIVELVLRPRGL; this is encoded by the coding sequence ATGACCGTCGCGGCGGTGCCGGAGCGGACGAGGCCCGGCGACGAGGCCGCCGGGCGTTCCCTCGCCGGGCTCCTGGTCACCCCCGTCTTCCTCGTCGCCGTGTCGGCGGCGCTCTATCTCTACGTGCGAGGCCTGGACCTCGACGCGATCGAGCGCAGATCCCTCGACCGGTCCGAGATCACCCATCAGTTCCTCCAGCACATCAAGCTGGTCGCGGTGTCCACGGCGCTCGTCCTCGCGATCGCGATCCCGCTCGGCGTGCTGGTGACCCGGCCGGGGCCGAACCGGCTGTCGGCGCCGTTGCTCGCGCTCGCCAACGTGGGCCAGGCCGTCCCGTCGATCGGGGTGCTCGTCCTGCTCGCCGTCACGGTCGGCATCGGCTTCCAGAAGGCGGTGATCGCGCTCATCCTGGTGTCGGCTCTGCCGGTTCTGCGCAACACGATGGTCGGCCTGCAGGGCGTCGACCGGTCCCTCATCGAGGCGGGGCGCGGCATCGGCCTGTCCAGGACGGCGGTCCTGTTCCGCGTCGAGCTGCCGCTCGCCGTTCCGGTGATCCTCGCCAGCGTCCGGGTCGCGGTGATCCTCAACGTGGGCAGCGCGACGCTGGCCGCGTTCACCAACGCGGGCGGGCTCGGCGACCTCATCAACACCGGCATCTCCCTCAACCGGACTCCGATCCTGCTCACCGGAAGCGTCCTGACCGCCGTGCTCGCGATGGCCGCCGACTGGCTGATCGGCATCGTCGAGCTCGTCCTGCGCCCCCGCGGCCTCTGA
- a CDS encoding VOC family protein codes for MASRPYHLVIDSREPSALAEFRAGFLDQPVLFRPNDVVMVGATAHARPGLSLVRDASTKTAKNRLQRELDPDDREAEVRRILALGARSAGVGQSTDLPWAVLAGPEGNEFHVLRPHVSPIE; via the coding sequence ATGGCATCGCGCCCCTACCACCTGGTCATAGACTCTCGGGAGCCGTCCGCGCTCGCCGAGTTCCGCGCGGGTTTCCTCGATCAGCCGGTCCTCTTCCGCCCGAACGACGTGGTGATGGTCGGCGCGACCGCTCACGCCCGTCCCGGGCTGAGCCTCGTCCGCGATGCCAGCACGAAGACCGCGAAGAACCGGTTGCAACGAGAGCTTGACCCGGACGACCGAGAGGCCGAAGTGCGGCGCATCCTCGCCCTTGGTGCTCGCAGCGCCGGCGTCGGCCAGTCCACCGACCTGCCGTGGGCCGTGCTTGCGGGCCCCGAAGGCAATGAGTTCCATGTGTTGCGCCCTCACGTCTCCCCCATCGAATAG
- a CDS encoding ABC transporter substrate-binding protein, translated as MRPVRTLGAAMAIGIVTFAATACGGDDGKTGGTPDGNTITVQAANGAVAVPAKPKRIVSLSPTHTETLFAIGAGPQVVAVDDYSNHPAGAPRTKLSGFKPNAEAIIAYKPDLVVLSDDLDGIVKSLEKVKVPVLLEPAATNLDEAYDEIGDLGQATGHQAEAKKVTDGMRADIQKTVAASSKAKGLTYYHELDNQLHSVTSKTFAGQVYALFGLQNIADKADKASGGYPQLSREYLLKQDPDLIFLADTKCCGQNAAALTKRPGWSDLDAVGHGGVVELDDDIASRWGPRLTEFVKAIGDAVQKVQ; from the coding sequence GTGAGACCCGTACGCACCTTGGGCGCGGCGATGGCGATCGGCATCGTCACGTTCGCCGCCACCGCATGCGGCGGCGACGACGGCAAGACCGGCGGCACGCCGGACGGGAACACCATCACCGTTCAGGCCGCCAACGGAGCCGTGGCCGTCCCGGCCAAGCCGAAGCGCATCGTCTCCCTGTCCCCCACGCACACCGAGACGCTCTTCGCCATCGGCGCCGGACCGCAGGTGGTCGCGGTGGACGACTACTCCAACCACCCGGCCGGCGCCCCGCGGACGAAGCTGTCGGGCTTCAAGCCGAACGCCGAGGCGATCATCGCCTACAAGCCGGACCTCGTCGTGCTGTCCGACGACCTGGACGGCATCGTCAAGTCGCTGGAGAAGGTGAAGGTCCCCGTCCTGCTGGAGCCGGCGGCGACGAACCTGGACGAGGCCTACGACGAGATCGGCGACCTCGGGCAGGCCACCGGGCACCAGGCCGAGGCCAAGAAGGTCACCGACGGCATGCGCGCGGACATCCAGAAGACGGTCGCCGCGTCGTCCAAGGCCAAGGGCCTCACCTACTACCACGAGCTGGACAACCAGCTCCACTCGGTGACGTCCAAGACCTTCGCGGGCCAGGTGTACGCGCTCTTCGGCCTGCAGAACATCGCGGACAAGGCGGACAAGGCGTCCGGCGGCTACCCGCAGCTGTCCCGCGAGTACCTGCTCAAGCAGGACCCCGACCTGATCTTCCTGGCCGACACCAAGTGCTGCGGGCAGAACGCCGCGGCCCTCACCAAGCGCCCCGGCTGGTCGGACCTGGACGCCGTCGGCCACGGCGGCGTGGTGGAACTCGACGACGACATCGCCTCCCGCTGGGGGCCGCGCCTGACGGAGTTCGTCAAGGCGATCGGCGACGCGGTCCAGAAGGTTCAGTGA
- a CDS encoding alpha/beta hydrolase, translated as MPYAYDPELLPWIPRIPRLSIVDIEQTRRDEMDMFAGMPKYVPPAPFETRDLTVPGPSNAPDVLIRVYAPANRAGVLPGLVYIHPGGFVLGGIGMSTDDAAAIAVEVGAVVVSVEYRLAPEHPFPAGLEDCYAALTWTAANAADLGIDPDRLAVGGESAGGGLSAAVALLARDRGGPPLCFQLLGVPELDDRLDTPSMRAFTDTPIWHRPNAELSWDYYLGKGVRGTDGVSPYAAPARAEDLSGLPPAYVTACEFDPLRDEGLAYAQRLIQAGVPTELHHYPGTFHGSTVITDARVTQRMTTARTTALRHALHPTP; from the coding sequence TTGCCCTACGCCTACGATCCGGAACTCCTCCCGTGGATCCCGCGGATCCCGCGTCTGTCGATCGTCGACATCGAGCAGACCCGCCGGGACGAAATGGACATGTTCGCCGGCATGCCGAAGTACGTTCCGCCCGCTCCGTTCGAGACCCGCGACCTCACCGTTCCCGGACCGTCGAACGCACCGGACGTCCTCATCCGCGTCTACGCGCCGGCGAACCGGGCGGGCGTCCTCCCGGGGCTCGTCTACATCCATCCAGGCGGATTCGTCCTGGGCGGCATCGGCATGTCCACTGACGACGCGGCCGCCATCGCGGTAGAGGTGGGCGCCGTGGTGGTGTCCGTCGAGTACCGGCTCGCTCCCGAACACCCCTTCCCGGCCGGGCTTGAGGACTGCTACGCCGCCCTCACCTGGACGGCGGCGAACGCCGCCGACCTCGGGATCGATCCGGACCGACTGGCGGTGGGCGGCGAGAGCGCGGGCGGCGGGCTGTCCGCGGCCGTCGCCCTGCTCGCCCGCGACCGGGGTGGTCCCCCCTTGTGCTTCCAGCTCCTCGGCGTCCCGGAGCTGGACGACCGGCTCGACACCCCCTCCATGCGCGCCTTCACCGACACACCGATCTGGCACCGCCCCAACGCCGAGCTGAGCTGGGACTACTACCTGGGCAAGGGCGTCCGCGGCACCGACGGCGTCTCCCCGTACGCGGCTCCCGCCCGCGCCGAGGACCTCTCGGGGCTGCCGCCCGCCTACGTCACGGCCTGCGAGTTCGACCCGCTGCGCGACGAGGGCCTGGCCTACGCGCAGCGACTGATCCAGGCAGGCGTCCCGACCGAACTCCACCACTACCCCGGTACCTTCCACGGCTCCACCGTGATCACAGACGCCCGCGTGACACAACGCATGACGACCGCCCGCACAACCGCCCTCCGCCACGCGCTACACCCCACCCCGTAA
- a CDS encoding TetR/AcrR family transcriptional regulator, with amino-acid sequence MEEKVRRRAPGMSPEQRREMIIRTALPLVAEHGMAVTTAQIARAAGIGEATIFRVFADKDELLDACVAEALRTDLVLAEIGAIPLDQPLPARLAEAAAAIDAYLARMGLVIGALHATGRRERRVPGSGEPGPDRAAAMTRTCEALAELFEPERDRLRLPVEQIASLFLGFVFSRARPAAAPDAQPLSVEEYLDVFLHGALKEGNTA; translated from the coding sequence ATGGAGGAGAAGGTCCGCCGGCGCGCCCCCGGGATGAGCCCGGAACAGCGCCGCGAAATGATCATCCGGACCGCGCTGCCGCTCGTCGCCGAGCACGGCATGGCCGTCACCACCGCCCAGATCGCCCGCGCCGCGGGCATCGGCGAGGCGACGATCTTCCGCGTGTTCGCCGACAAGGACGAACTGCTGGACGCCTGCGTCGCCGAGGCACTGCGGACCGACCTCGTCCTCGCCGAGATCGGCGCGATCCCGCTCGACCAGCCGCTGCCCGCGCGGCTTGCCGAGGCCGCCGCCGCGATCGACGCCTACCTCGCCCGCATGGGCCTGGTGATCGGCGCTCTGCACGCCACCGGCCGGCGCGAGCGCCGCGTGCCGGGCTCCGGCGAGCCCGGCCCCGACCGTGCCGCCGCCATGACCCGCACCTGCGAAGCGCTCGCCGAGCTGTTCGAACCCGAACGGGACCGGCTGCGCCTACCCGTCGAGCAGATCGCGAGCCTGTTCCTGGGCTTCGTGTTCAGCCGCGCCCGGCCCGCCGCCGCCCCCGACGCGCAGCCCCTCTCCGTCGAGGAGTACCTGGACGTCTTCCTGCACGGCGCTCTCAAGGAAGGAAACACAGCATGA
- a CDS encoding ABC transporter permease yields MSFSEYLSERWPTIARMMGEHAEVVLIAVAIAAVVGIGLGVAVEGRPRAKGLALGVTGTMLTVPSLALFGLLIPLFGLGLAPTITALALYAVFPILRNTITGLDGVPSAVEEAARGMGMSPLSRLLRVRLPLAWPVLLTGVRVATIMTVAIAAIAAAVAGPGLGELIFGGLSRIGGANALNDTLAGTLGVAVLALVLDALFVLLSRLTTSRGLR; encoded by the coding sequence ATGAGCTTCTCCGAGTACCTCTCCGAACGCTGGCCCACGATCGCCCGGATGATGGGCGAGCACGCCGAGGTCGTCCTGATCGCCGTCGCGATCGCGGCCGTGGTCGGGATCGGGCTCGGCGTCGCGGTGGAGGGGCGGCCGAGGGCGAAGGGGCTGGCCCTCGGCGTCACCGGCACCATGCTGACCGTTCCTTCGCTCGCGCTGTTCGGCCTGCTCATCCCGCTGTTCGGGCTGGGCCTGGCCCCCACCATCACCGCGCTGGCGCTGTACGCGGTGTTCCCGATCCTGCGCAACACCATCACCGGGCTGGACGGCGTGCCGAGCGCGGTGGAGGAGGCGGCGCGGGGGATGGGGATGAGCCCGCTGAGCCGGCTGCTGCGGGTCAGACTGCCGCTGGCCTGGCCGGTCCTGCTCACCGGCGTCCGGGTCGCCACGATCATGACGGTGGCGATCGCGGCGATCGCCGCCGCCGTGGCCGGGCCCGGGCTGGGCGAGCTGATCTTCGGGGGGCTGTCCCGCATCGGCGGCGCCAACGCGCTGAACGACACTCTCGCCGGAACGCTCGGCGTCGCCGTCCTGGCGCTCGTCCTGGACGCGCTGTTCGTCCTGCTGTCCCGGCTCACCACCTCCAGGGGGCTGCGATGA